A genomic region of Methanosarcina thermophila TM-1 contains the following coding sequences:
- a CDS encoding vWA domain-containing protein, with product MAGFDSPHILIFLLIIPLIYYLHNKVRIQKKNEAIKFSNLAFIKSALGDTKKSKRDIHLFYLSLLTIGLMIIGFANPHIPLEQTKEGVSVVLVMDVSGSMQAEDYAPSRLEAAKSSAEILINSLKSKDYAGIVTFESGATTAAYLSPDKEKVIEKLHNIAQKDGSTAIGDGLSLGIDMASSIPNMKKIIILISDGVNNAGYISPEEAIQYAKANNIQVYTIGMGSNSQVLLGYDWFGNPQYAELDEATLQTIAESTGGKYFKSIDDKTLDEIYRNIGENIKRDKEETNIKDWFFFAAFLTLLIQMYYRYGKGRILQ from the coding sequence ATGGCAGGTTTTGACTCCCCTCATATTCTTATATTCTTACTGATAATCCCACTTATTTATTATTTGCATAATAAGGTCAGGATTCAGAAGAAGAACGAAGCAATAAAGTTCAGCAATCTTGCTTTTATTAAATCCGCATTGGGCGACACTAAAAAGTCAAAACGGGATATACATCTTTTCTATTTATCGTTACTAACCATCGGTCTCATGATAATAGGTTTTGCAAACCCTCATATTCCCCTGGAACAAACCAAAGAAGGAGTAAGTGTTGTGTTGGTAATGGATGTTTCAGGAAGTATGCAGGCAGAAGACTACGCCCCATCAAGACTGGAAGCCGCAAAATCATCTGCAGAGATACTGATTAATTCCCTTAAAAGTAAAGATTATGCGGGAATTGTCACTTTTGAGTCAGGGGCTACTACTGCGGCTTATCTAAGTCCTGATAAAGAAAAAGTAATCGAAAAACTTCATAACATCGCGCAGAAAGATGGCAGCACTGCTATAGGGGATGGGCTTAGTCTTGGAATTGATATGGCTTCTTCCATTCCAAACATGAAAAAAATAATTATTTTAATAAGTGATGGCGTGAACAATGCGGGTTATATTAGCCCTGAGGAAGCGATCCAATATGCGAAAGCTAACAACATTCAGGTTTATACTATCGGCATGGGTTCAAACAGTCAGGTATTACTTGGATATGATTGGTTTGGTAACCCTCAGTACGCAGAACTTGATGAAGCTACACTGCAAACCATTGCAGAGAGTACTGGAGGAAAATATTTCAAATCCATCGATGATAAAACATTAGATGAAATTTACAGAAACATCGGCGAAAATATAAAAAGAGATAAAGAAGAAACGAACATCAAAGATTGGTTCTTCTTTGCAGCATTTCTGACATTACTTATCCAGATGTATTATAGATACGGAAAAGGAAGGATATTGCAATGA
- a CDS encoding DUF58 domain-containing protein has protein sequence MQRAKEVIKQVKRIEISTKKQVEGLITGNYHSVFKGQGIDFSEIREYRAGDDVRAIDWKVTARFNRPFIKEFIEERDLHVYFAIDMSASGSFGSNITKKQKAIDIAASLMFAAMKNNDNVGLFIFTEEIEKYIPARKGKRHVLKLLSTLISYEPVTKKTNIMNSMEAIAALLKRRSLVFVISDFYSDDFSQPLKVMRNRHDVVALRVTDKREQELPYVGLIELEDEETGEQLLVDTSNENFRIRYEELVKEYDESLKRLFRKMKIDMVNFVTDEPYEIALRKFFRDRKVRR, from the coding sequence ATGCAGCGTGCAAAAGAAGTAATTAAGCAGGTAAAGCGCATAGAGATTAGCACAAAAAAACAGGTCGAGGGACTGATCACTGGAAATTATCACTCTGTGTTCAAGGGCCAGGGTATTGACTTTTCTGAAATAAGAGAATACAGGGCTGGGGATGATGTCCGTGCAATTGACTGGAAGGTTACTGCGAGATTCAATCGTCCATTCATTAAAGAATTTATTGAAGAAAGAGATCTGCATGTCTATTTTGCTATAGATATGTCGGCTTCTGGAAGTTTCGGAAGTAACATCACAAAGAAACAAAAAGCAATAGATATCGCAGCAAGCTTGATGTTTGCAGCCATGAAAAACAATGATAATGTCGGACTATTCATTTTTACTGAAGAAATTGAGAAGTATATTCCAGCCAGAAAAGGCAAAAGGCATGTTCTTAAATTACTCAGCACATTGATTTCCTATGAGCCTGTAACAAAAAAGACTAACATTATGAACAGTATGGAGGCTATTGCCGCGCTGCTCAAAAGAAGAAGTCTCGTTTTTGTAATCTCAGATTTTTATTCTGATGACTTCTCACAGCCTCTTAAAGTAATGAGAAACCGACACGATGTAGTAGCGTTAAGAGTAACTGACAAACGTGAACAAGAACTTCCTTATGTTGGGCTTATTGAACTTGAAGACGAGGAAACAGGCGAGCAGCTTCTTGTCGACACTTCCAACGAAAATTTCAGGATACGCTATGAAGAACTTGTCAAAGAATATGATGAATCATTAAAAAGACTGTTCAGAAAGATGAAAATCGACATGGTTAACTTTGTTACAGATGAACCATATGAAATCGCGCTGAGAAAGTTTTTCAGGGATAGAAAAGTAAGGAGATAA
- a CDS encoding AAA family ATPase, with product MDESIQKLNERARYYSEQLSKLRAEIKNRIIGQNDIIDSMLIALISQGHVLLEGVPGLAKTLMSKTMAECLDCDFVRLQFTPDLLPADITGTKVYNHNEASFSTLKGPIFANFVLADEINRAPPKVQSALLEAMQERQVSIQGETFKLERPFFVMATQNPIESEGTYKLPEAQVDRFMFKLIIDYPTKDEEIEIIERFTQDIKPQVSRVLTSRQIIEIQDFNPLIYADRKIKDYVVRIVDATRHPQAYNVDVEGYIEYGASPRASLWLILAAKAHAMLDGRGYVVPEDIKAVAYNVLRHRILLNYEAEVEEVTSDQIITQILNKVKVP from the coding sequence ATGGACGAAAGTATTCAGAAGCTCAATGAAAGAGCGAGATATTATTCTGAGCAGCTCTCAAAACTAAGAGCCGAAATCAAAAATAGAATAATCGGACAGAACGATATTATAGACAGCATGCTCATAGCATTAATTTCCCAGGGTCATGTTCTGCTTGAAGGAGTCCCTGGACTTGCAAAGACCCTCATGTCCAAGACAATGGCAGAATGCCTTGATTGTGATTTTGTGAGACTTCAATTCACGCCGGATCTTTTGCCGGCAGATATAACCGGTACCAAAGTATACAACCACAACGAAGCTTCTTTTTCCACACTTAAAGGTCCGATCTTTGCTAACTTTGTCCTTGCTGACGAGATAAATCGTGCCCCTCCAAAAGTCCAGTCAGCGCTTTTAGAAGCGATGCAGGAAAGACAGGTAAGCATCCAGGGAGAGACCTTCAAACTCGAGCGCCCTTTCTTTGTAATGGCAACACAGAATCCTATAGAGTCAGAAGGTACCTATAAGCTTCCTGAAGCACAGGTAGACAGGTTCATGTTCAAGCTCATTATCGATTATCCCACGAAGGACGAGGAAATTGAGATCATCGAGAGATTTACCCAGGATATAAAACCACAGGTATCGAGAGTACTCACATCCAGACAAATTATTGAAATCCAGGACTTCAATCCCCTGATATATGCTGACAGAAAGATCAAAGACTATGTAGTGCGGATTGTGGACGCAACTAGACATCCACAGGCTTATAATGTTGATGTAGAGGGATACATTGAGTACGGAGCCTCTCCACGTGCATCCTTATGGCTTATACTTGCTGCGAAAGCGCATGCAATGCTTGATGGGAGAGGATATGTGGTTCCTGAAGACATAAAAGCTGTTGCATACAACGTGCTTCGACATCGCATACTTCTTAACTACGAAGCTGAAGTTGAAGAGGTCACCAGCGACCAGATAATTACACAGATACTTAACAAAGTAAAAGTTCCCTGA
- a CDS encoding PKD domain-containing protein: protein MNINKRSYSIALASIILFFLFSILFPTVASAAQIIKIGNGTDPAVHGNKVVWTDNGVIHVYDLTARTDTAVDSSAASHPAIYGNKIVWHDMSSGTPKLAIYDIPTATKDYITQNVDQYSKPAIYGDRIVWSADYNETSYNYNVYMWDMSTSTLTKIAEGNSPDIYETKIAYGYDGDYGRNIVVYDVNTKETINVHYSDQVFNPHIYGNKVMWSDFFNRDGYIQMYDLETKEIIDVTSDHTGNTLYGSDYADAGADTGTHPNIHGDKIVYSKSGDDQFGYAGVYIYDIPSAKSTPVYIYPKGTHTTPDIYNNTIVWGIDSNYGAINDTGIYIYDLSVTNTLPPVAEFAANTTYGAAPLVVLFIDTSTGGVPTSWIWDFGDEIYSKHAMNATHTFTKPGNYTISLTVGNEAGNSKVMKPNYIVVTNPFPVANFSINATHGYPPLSIQFTDLSQNATGWCWDFGDGNNSTQRNPVHEYTDPGIYSVNLTASNENGTDSKLTTITVMQPFGVGPFAYIANSGDNTVSVIDTATNNVTAIIPVGNYTMGVAVSPDGKKVYVTNFFDSTISVIDAAKNKVTATIPVGNAPRGVAISPDGKKVYVPHTDVGAPSNNMIFIIDTATNEVEATVLVGVVPFGVAVTPDGKKVYVTNLDDKTVSVIDTATNTVIATIPVGNNPRGVAISPDGKKVYVACDEGSNNGYIYVIDAVKNKVTARVPVGEFPSEVAVTLDGKSVYVTNGLSNTISVIDATKNKVTATIPVGNSPSGVAVTPDGSWVYVTNYASNNVSVIDTSTNKVTATMNVGRSPNSFGQFIGSLQA from the coding sequence GTGAATATTAACAAAAGATCATATTCGATAGCTTTAGCCTCAATAATCTTATTTTTTCTGTTTTCTATTTTATTTCCAACCGTAGCGTCAGCGGCGCAGATAATAAAAATTGGCAATGGGACTGATCCTGCCGTTCATGGGAACAAAGTGGTATGGACAGACAACGGTGTTATTCATGTTTATGACCTGACCGCCAGAACAGACACTGCAGTTGACTCTTCTGCAGCATCTCATCCAGCTATCTATGGAAATAAAATAGTGTGGCATGATATGAGTAGCGGGACACCAAAGCTTGCGATATACGATATTCCTACAGCTACAAAAGATTACATAACTCAGAATGTAGACCAATATAGCAAACCTGCTATTTACGGCGACAGAATCGTGTGGAGTGCGGATTACAACGAGACAAGCTACAATTATAATGTATACATGTGGGATATGTCAACTTCTACACTGACTAAAATTGCGGAGGGCAATAGTCCTGATATATACGAGACCAAGATAGCGTATGGTTATGATGGTGACTATGGGCGAAACATTGTTGTTTATGATGTTAATACTAAGGAGACCATAAATGTACATTATTCCGATCAGGTATTCAATCCGCATATATATGGTAATAAAGTGATGTGGTCAGACTTCTTTAACAGAGATGGATACATCCAGATGTATGACCTTGAGACTAAAGAAATTATAGACGTTACCAGTGACCATACAGGTAATACTTTATACGGATCTGATTATGCTGATGCTGGAGCTGACACTGGCACCCACCCCAATATCCATGGTGACAAAATCGTATATTCAAAATCCGGTGATGACCAGTTTGGTTATGCGGGTGTATATATTTATGACATTCCTTCTGCAAAAAGCACTCCGGTCTATATTTATCCAAAAGGGACTCACACAACACCTGATATTTACAATAATACGATTGTGTGGGGGATAGACAGTAACTATGGTGCAATTAATGATACTGGCATCTATATCTATGATCTTTCTGTCACAAACACCTTGCCACCTGTAGCTGAATTTGCTGCAAACACAACCTATGGAGCTGCACCTCTAGTAGTGTTATTCATCGATACCAGCACTGGCGGAGTACCGACCTCTTGGATTTGGGATTTTGGGGACGAGATTTACTCAAAACATGCTATGAATGCAACCCACACGTTTACAAAACCAGGGAACTATACAATCAGTCTGACTGTGGGAAATGAAGCAGGTAATAGTAAAGTAATGAAACCAAATTACATTGTCGTTACTAATCCATTTCCAGTTGCAAACTTCAGTATCAACGCTACCCATGGTTATCCTCCTCTCTCAATTCAGTTTACTGACCTTTCACAAAATGCAACTGGATGGTGCTGGGATTTCGGAGATGGGAATAATTCTACACAAAGGAACCCAGTTCATGAATACACAGATCCAGGAATCTATTCAGTTAATCTGACAGCAAGCAACGAAAATGGTACAGATTCAAAGTTAACTACAATAACAGTAATGCAGCCATTCGGTGTAGGTCCATTTGCTTATATTGCGAACTCCGGCGACAATACTGTATCAGTAATTGACACGGCTACTAATAACGTTACAGCCATAATTCCTGTAGGAAACTATACCATGGGAGTTGCAGTCAGCCCGGATGGAAAAAAGGTATATGTGACTAACTTTTTCGACAGTACTATATCTGTAATTGACGCAGCAAAAAATAAAGTTACAGCCACAATTCCTGTAGGAAACGCTCCTCGCGGAGTTGCAATAAGTCCGGATGGGAAAAAAGTATATGTTCCACATACCGATGTGGGAGCTCCCAGCAACAATATGATTTTTATTATAGACACGGCTACCAACGAGGTTGAAGCCACAGTGCTTGTAGGCGTAGTTCCTTTTGGAGTTGCGGTCACACCGGATGGGAAAAAGGTGTATGTGACTAATCTCGATGATAAAACTGTCTCGGTAATTGACACGGCAACAAACACTGTTATAGCTACAATTCCTGTAGGAAACAATCCTCGTGGAGTTGCAATAAGTCCAGATGGGAAAAAGGTATATGTAGCGTGCGACGAAGGAAGCAATAACGGATATATCTATGTAATTGACGCAGTAAAAAACAAGGTTACAGCCAGAGTACCTGTAGGGGAATTTCCTTCTGAAGTCGCTGTCACACTGGATGGAAAGAGTGTATATGTGACTAATGGTCTTAGTAACACTATATCTGTAATTGATGCAACAAAAAACAAAGTTACAGCCACAATTCCTGTAGGAAATAGTCCGAGTGGAGTTGCTGTTACACCGGATGGATCATGGGTATATGTTACTAACTACGCCAGCAATAATGTTTCTGTAATTGACACATCAACAAACAAGGTTACAGCAACTATGAATGTAGGACGTAGTCCTAATTCCTTTGGGCAGTTCATAGGTTCTCTCCAAGCGTAA
- a CDS encoding PKD domain-containing protein — protein sequence MSKSWDFSNDGITDSAKMNPVYEFVTQGNYTVNLTVKNVNGANSKLATINVLTKSNSSGGNSGRNFGGSSGNSENSGNNHKSGGIGGGSPETVRNVQVKELLQAFITGGKPVKFDFTKNATYVVYGLLADFCIKKVKSKVSVKKSATGGIRTHELLRD from the coding sequence GTGTCAAAGAGCTGGGATTTCAGTAATGATGGAATTACTGACTCTGCAAAAATGAATCCAGTTTATGAGTTCGTAACTCAAGGAAATTATACTGTTAATCTGACAGTAAAAAATGTGAACGGTGCAAATTCAAAACTTGCTACAATAAATGTACTGACAAAAAGCAACTCTAGCGGTGGAAACAGCGGTAGAAACTTTGGTGGAAGCAGTGGAAACAGTGAAAACAGTGGAAACAATCACAAAAGTGGCGGCATTGGAGGAGGTTCTCCTGAAACTGTAAGGAATGTCCAGGTCAAGGAACTTTTGCAGGCATTTATTACAGGTGGAAAGCCTGTAAAATTTGATTTCACAAAGAATGCAACCTATGTTGTGTATGGATTGCTTGCAGACTTCTGTATAAAAAAGGTAAAATCCAAAGTTAGTGTAAAAAAGAGTGCGACGGGTGGGATTCGAACGCACGAACTCCTACGAGACTAG
- a CDS encoding IS1 family transposase, producing MRYAQVVKNKQGKKLQKLEKRIIFGQNIDQDKISTSLLERQNLTFRQDYNRISRKTIGFSKDLKSLYNQMRLYCTHFNVCRDHRGLTKKGEGNSGKENICIRVWNH from the coding sequence TTGAGATATGCTCAGGTTGTCAAAAATAAGCAAGGAAAGAAGCTTCAAAAATTAGAAAAAAGGATCATCTTTGGTCAAAATATAGATCAAGATAAAATATCAACAAGTTTACTTGAGAGACAGAACCTGACTTTTAGACAGGACTATAATAGGATTTCAAGAAAAACAATAGGATTTTCAAAGGACCTAAAAAGCCTGTATAATCAAATGAGGCTTTACTGTACTCATTTTAACGTCTGTAGAGATCATAGAGGATTAACAAAAAAAGGAGAAGGGAATTCTGGAAAAGAAAACATCTGCATAAGAGTCTGGAATCACTAA
- a CDS encoding lamin tail domain-containing protein: MKGWKIKDKDAKHTYSFPSSYTLEPKNTVTLYSGKGTNTANTLYWGRSENAHVWNNDGDIAYLYDNAEKLVSMLER; this comes from the coding sequence ATGAAAGGTTGGAAAATTAAAGACAAAGATGCGAAGCATACATATTCTTTCCCGTCTTCTTATACCTTAGAACCTAAGAATACAGTGACTCTCTATAGTGGAAAAGGCACAAACACTGCAAATACACTGTATTGGGGAAGATCGGAAAATGCGCATGTATGGAACAATGATGGAGATATTGCGTATCTTTATGATAATGCCGAAAAACTTGTTTCCATGCTGGAGAGATAA
- a CDS encoding ComEC/Rec2 family competence protein: MSDIINGFKIDHFIDSGYAHTTQTYEDMLTIIDQKDILFEIAQAGHKIDFDPDVDIEILNPGTTYSDELNENFVVLKINYEDISFLLMGDAGLETEENIMKAGYDVDSDILKVGHHGSQSGSGSTFISTVSPEVSVIEVRAENEYGHPDAEVLERLQATSKVYRTDLNGTITVTTDGSTYTVTTQKSDTPYVSPNTTPTETSEVIPTETSTSEPAKVQVTAPDSKKSDITDTSSASNSLYISDLMSVLLIKQQIKNMLKLQIKEQHQ; this comes from the coding sequence ATGAGCGATATTATAAATGGCTTTAAAATTGATCATTTCATTGACAGTGGATATGCTCATACAACTCAGACATATGAAGATATGCTGACCATAATTGACCAGAAAGACATTCTTTTTGAAATAGCTCAGGCCGGTCATAAAATTGATTTTGATCCTGATGTTGATATTGAGATCCTGAACCCTGGAACTACATACTCCGACGAGCTGAACGAAAATTTCGTAGTTCTCAAAATAAATTATGAGGACATTTCTTTCCTGCTCATGGGCGACGCAGGTTTGGAGACTGAAGAAAACATAATGAAAGCTGGTTACGATGTGGATTCTGATATTCTCAAAGTAGGACATCATGGAAGCCAATCTGGCAGTGGATCAACCTTTATTTCGACTGTAAGTCCTGAAGTAAGTGTTATTGAAGTTAGAGCAGAAAACGAGTACGGACATCCTGATGCTGAAGTTCTTGAGAGATTGCAGGCGACTTCGAAAGTTTACAGAACAGACTTAAATGGCACAATTACGGTTACAACAGATGGGTCTACTTATACAGTAACTACTCAGAAATCTGATACCCCATATGTAAGTCCTAATACAACACCGACAGAAACAAGTGAAGTAATACCGACAGAAACATCAACATCTGAACCGGCAAAGGTACAAGTTACAGCACCAGATTCAAAGAAATCAGATATAACTGACACGAGCAGTGCATCTAACTCACTTTATATCAGTGATTTAATGTCGGTGCTCCTCATCAAACAGCAAATCAAGAATATGTTAAAATTACAAATAAAGGAACAACATCAGTAA
- the argF gene encoding ornithine carbamoyltransferase: MKKDVLSITDLTREEIYELLESAADLKAKRKAGEPTEFLKNKSLGMIFEKSSTRTRVSFEVAMTDFGGHALYLNSRDIQIGRGETIEDTARTLSGYLHGIMARVMKHETVEKLAKYSTIPVINALSDLEHPCQILGDFMTIMEYKKKFEGLKFAWVGDGNNVCNSALLGSAIMGMEFAAACPKGYEPKAEFLEKAKTLGGKFIITDDPKVAAKDADIIYTDVWVSMGDEAEQEKRLKDFAKFQVNTELLEVAKPDVIVMHCLPARRGLEITDDVMDGPNSVIFEEAENRLHAQKALILKLMR, translated from the coding sequence ATGAAGAAGGATGTACTTTCAATAACTGACCTAACCAGAGAGGAGATCTATGAGCTCCTCGAATCGGCCGCAGACCTGAAAGCAAAACGCAAGGCAGGAGAACCTACAGAGTTCCTGAAGAACAAAAGCCTCGGGATGATTTTCGAGAAATCTTCCACAAGAACCAGGGTATCTTTTGAGGTTGCAATGACCGACTTTGGGGGACACGCCCTATACCTTAACTCGAGGGATATCCAGATAGGAAGAGGAGAGACTATTGAAGATACTGCCAGGACCCTATCAGGCTACCTTCATGGAATTATGGCTAGAGTTATGAAACACGAAACTGTAGAGAAGTTAGCTAAATACTCAACAATACCCGTCATCAACGCACTTTCGGATCTGGAACACCCCTGCCAGATTCTGGGCGATTTCATGACAATAATGGAATACAAAAAGAAATTCGAAGGCTTGAAGTTCGCCTGGGTGGGAGACGGAAACAATGTTTGCAATTCTGCCCTGCTTGGTTCGGCTATTATGGGAATGGAATTTGCTGCAGCCTGCCCAAAGGGATATGAGCCAAAAGCTGAGTTCCTTGAGAAAGCAAAAACCCTCGGAGGAAAGTTCATAATTACAGACGACCCAAAAGTTGCTGCAAAAGATGCCGATATTATCTATACGGATGTCTGGGTCTCAATGGGTGATGAAGCCGAACAGGAGAAGCGCCTGAAGGACTTTGCCAAATTCCAGGTCAATACCGAACTCCTCGAGGTCGCAAAACCGGATGTAATAGTTATGCACTGCCTCCCAGCCAGGCGCGGGCTTGAGATTACGGATGACGTTATGGACGGACCAAACTCCGTAATTTTCGAGGAAGCCGAAAACCGCCTGCATGCGCAAAAAGCCCTTATCCTGAAATTGATGAGATGA
- the purD gene encoding phosphoribosylamine--glycine ligase codes for MKILLIGGGGREHAIAEGIKKSKHKPSLYALMARKNPGIAALCEDFLLEKETEIEKVVEYAKAKNIEMAFIGPEAPLAAGAADALWEAGIPVVGPKKACAIIEFDKAWARNFMKKYGIEGCPAYEVFTEENPAHAFIEKLGDVAVKPSGLTGGKGVKVMGDQLPDLKAAKAYASELLEKGPVVIEERFIGEEFTLQAFVDGKSLVFFPAVQDHKRAYEGDVGPNTGGMGSYSDAGELLPFMLPDDLEKAKKIMKDTVKALYEETGTGYQGVLYGQFILTASGPKVVEFNARFGDPEAMNVIPLIETDFVEIMSAVVNGTLGDLPVSFSKKATVCKYAVPAGYPDKPEKDSEVTVGDIGEASIYYASVYEKEGKIYTTTSRAIAVVGIAETIAEAEKIAQNALENLHGKLFFRRDIGTAALIQKRIDHMKELRG; via the coding sequence ATGAAAATTTTGCTTATCGGTGGAGGCGGAAGGGAGCATGCAATCGCCGAAGGAATCAAGAAAAGCAAGCATAAACCCTCCCTTTATGCGTTAATGGCGAGAAAAAATCCCGGAATTGCCGCTCTTTGTGAGGATTTTCTCCTTGAGAAGGAAACTGAAATTGAGAAAGTCGTTGAGTATGCAAAAGCCAAAAATATCGAAATGGCTTTCATAGGTCCCGAAGCCCCCCTTGCAGCAGGAGCTGCAGATGCCCTCTGGGAAGCCGGAATTCCGGTTGTAGGACCTAAAAAAGCCTGTGCAATTATAGAATTTGACAAAGCCTGGGCAAGAAATTTCATGAAAAAATACGGAATTGAAGGCTGCCCTGCCTATGAGGTTTTCACAGAGGAAAACCCTGCGCATGCTTTCATAGAAAAACTTGGCGATGTGGCGGTAAAACCCTCAGGCCTGACAGGGGGCAAAGGTGTAAAAGTCATGGGAGATCAGCTTCCTGATCTTAAAGCTGCTAAAGCCTATGCAAGCGAGCTTCTTGAGAAGGGACCTGTAGTTATCGAGGAGCGTTTTATAGGAGAGGAATTCACACTTCAGGCCTTTGTGGACGGAAAGAGCCTTGTTTTCTTCCCTGCCGTGCAGGATCATAAAAGAGCCTATGAGGGAGATGTGGGACCCAATACAGGCGGCATGGGTTCATATAGCGACGCCGGAGAGCTCCTGCCTTTTATGCTTCCTGACGACCTTGAAAAAGCAAAGAAAATCATGAAGGATACCGTGAAGGCGCTTTACGAGGAAACAGGAACCGGGTATCAGGGCGTGCTCTATGGGCAGTTTATCCTTACAGCCAGCGGTCCCAAGGTCGTGGAATTTAATGCGCGATTCGGCGACCCCGAAGCTATGAATGTAATTCCCCTGATTGAGACCGATTTCGTGGAGATTATGTCTGCAGTGGTTAATGGTACCCTTGGAGATTTGCCTGTAAGCTTCAGTAAAAAAGCAACTGTGTGTAAATATGCAGTTCCTGCTGGTTATCCTGATAAACCTGAGAAGGACAGCGAGGTAACTGTAGGAGATATAGGGGAAGCTTCCATCTATTATGCCAGCGTCTATGAAAAAGAAGGAAAAATTTACACAACTACTTCCCGTGCAATTGCAGTAGTCGGGATTGCAGAAACTATAGCTGAAGCCGAAAAGATTGCCCAGAACGCCCTTGAGAACCTCCACGGAAAGCTATTCTTCCGGAGAGATATTGGAACTGCTGCTCTTATCCAGAAGAGAATTGACCATATGAAAGAACTCAGGGGCTGA
- a CDS encoding carboxymuconolactone decarboxylase family protein: MRNTNQNPYEVFQKECPEVAARFNDLIEAQKALKGLDAKTKQLINIAIQTANRNPRGVQMHAMMAKSEGAAREEIIAAVVLNLHHSGFANVLECLPAAIDGFEGKI; encoded by the coding sequence ATGAGAAACACGAACCAAAATCCATATGAAGTTTTCCAGAAAGAATGTCCGGAAGTAGCAGCACGTTTTAATGACCTTATCGAAGCCCAGAAAGCATTAAAGGGCCTTGATGCCAAAACAAAGCAGTTGATCAACATAGCTATCCAGACTGCAAATCGAAATCCAAGAGGTGTACAGATGCATGCAATGATGGCAAAAAGCGAGGGTGCAGCTCGTGAAGAAATTATTGCTGCAGTGGTACTAAACCTTCATCACTCCGGTTTTGCTAACGTTCTTGAGTGTCTTCCTGCAGCAATTGATGGGTTTGAAGGTAAAATCTGA
- the pyrE gene encoding orotate phosphoribosyltransferase has product MKKSETESELETQKQELIAALKACGAVRYGDFTLASGKKSKYYIDIKRASTDPKTLKLIAQQAASRIKQMDVDIVAGVELGGVPLATAVSLETELPLLIVRKAVKDYGTKSRFVGDIKPKNRLVILEDVTTSGGSVRDAIDVIRETGASVKYVISVVDREEGAKENLNEAGTELIPLVSASDLLK; this is encoded by the coding sequence ATGAAAAAATCGGAAACAGAAAGTGAATTAGAGACGCAGAAGCAGGAACTGATCGCAGCCCTCAAAGCCTGTGGAGCTGTCCGCTACGGAGACTTCACGCTTGCCTCGGGAAAGAAAAGCAAGTACTATATAGACATAAAAAGAGCCAGTACTGACCCCAAAACTCTGAAACTTATAGCGCAGCAGGCTGCATCCAGAATAAAGCAAATGGATGTGGACATAGTAGCAGGGGTGGAGCTTGGAGGTGTGCCGCTTGCAACCGCAGTTTCCCTGGAGACCGAACTTCCTCTGCTCATAGTCCGGAAAGCTGTAAAGGACTACGGTACAAAGAGCAGATTTGTGGGTGACATTAAACCTAAAAACAGGCTTGTAATACTTGAAGACGTGACCACAAGCGGAGGCTCGGTCAGGGATGCAATTGATGTTATCAGGGAAACTGGAGCAAGCGTAAAATACGTTATTAGCGTCGTGGACAGGGAAGAAGGAGCGAAAGAAAACTTGAACGAAGCAGGTACGGAACTTATTCCTCTTGTGAGTGCAAGCGATCTTTTAAAATAA